Proteins from a genomic interval of Rhodothermales bacterium:
- a CDS encoding glutaminase, whose amino-acid sequence MVDYGGILQEVLEDVAPSRGQGESADYIPPLADVDPARFGMAVRLADGTEFCVGEADEPLSIQSVSKVFRLAAAMERHGDALWDRVGREPSGTSFNSLIQIETEQGVPRNPMINAGALVVLDAILDDPHEDPGIAFLSRCLDGDAVGYDAVVAEAERVTAHRNRALAHLLKSFGNLRGDPDAVVDAHCRESAVTLSCRQLCRAGAFLARDGVTAAGHRVLPDRQTKRLCAVMITCGVYDEAGEYAYRVGLPAKSGVGGGVLAVLPDVLTVCVWSPGLNAKGNSLAGTRALETFTTLTGHSVF is encoded by the coding sequence GTGGTAGACTATGGCGGCATCCTCCAGGAGGTGCTGGAGGATGTCGCCCCGTCCCGGGGTCAGGGTGAATCGGCCGATTACATTCCGCCACTCGCGGACGTCGATCCAGCCCGATTCGGAATGGCTGTTCGACTGGCGGACGGCACCGAGTTCTGCGTGGGCGAGGCCGACGAGCCGCTCTCGATCCAGAGTGTGTCCAAGGTCTTCCGTCTGGCCGCGGCCATGGAGCGGCATGGCGATGCGCTCTGGGATCGAGTGGGGCGCGAGCCGTCCGGGACCAGCTTCAACAGCCTGATCCAGATCGAAACGGAGCAGGGCGTGCCGCGCAATCCCATGATCAACGCCGGCGCTCTGGTGGTGCTGGATGCGATTCTCGATGATCCGCATGAGGATCCGGGCATCGCGTTTCTCAGCCGCTGCCTCGACGGTGATGCGGTGGGGTACGATGCCGTGGTTGCCGAGGCCGAGCGTGTGACGGCGCATCGCAACCGGGCCCTGGCCCACCTGCTCAAGTCGTTCGGCAATTTGCGCGGGGACCCGGACGCGGTTGTCGATGCGCACTGTCGTGAGTCGGCCGTGACGCTTTCGTGCAGGCAGTTGTGCCGTGCCGGAGCGTTTCTCGCGCGCGATGGGGTCACTGCCGCCGGTCACCGCGTGCTGCCCGACCGCCAGACCAAACGGCTCTGCGCCGTCATGATCACCTGCGGCGTCTATGATGAGGCGGGGGAGTACGCCTACCGGGTCGGTTTGCCCGCCAAGAGCGGTGTGGGTGGCGGTGTACTCGCGGTGCTGCCCGATGTGCTGACGGTGTGCGTGTGGTCGCCGGGGCTGAATGCCAAGGGCAACTCCCTCGCGGGGACGCGGGCGCTGGAGACATTCACGACGCTGACCGGGCATTCAGTGTTTTAG
- a CDS encoding PD40 domain-containing protein encodes MSLDVSPDGRTIVFDMMGDLYTIPIGGGTATAITSGPAWDVQPSFSPDGSRIAFTSDRAGGDNIWTVAADGSDARQVTKETFRLLNGPAWTPDGNYILARKHFTSTRSLGAGEIWMYHASGEATAGLQITKRKNDQQDQGNEIALSPDGRYIYWSEDMSGGSTFQYSKDPNGQIYVIRRLDRESGRVDNYITGAGGSARATPSPDGKTIAFVRRVREKSTIHLFDTETGRQWQVFDGLNRDQQEAWAIFGVYPRMDWTPDGRSLVFWAGGGFHRLDFVDAVDFSGGETVHGVHSEIPFEVELTRTLHEALRVPVTVHEDSFTSRMIRDVATSPDGSTIVFHAAGYLYIKRMPDGTPRRLTSQTDHWEYDPAFSPDGRTIVYTTWSDEDYATIRRIAAGGGQSQPLTRRPGHYFEPRFSPDGAQIVFRRGGGSALRGRLHGMDTGIYRLNLSGGAPVLVTRSGSDARFGPRSTRIYFASGGGLSKSYRSVNLHGGDERTHFTMTYGANLVPSPDFEWVAFNELHNAYVAAFPRTGGEVSLNKDTKAVPVKQVTRDVGTDLHWSADSKSLHWVTGPEYFTRSLANSFSFMDGAPEELPAVDTTGVAVGLTLTADKPSGVTAITGARIITMRGDEIIEDGTVLVRDNRIEAVGTNVDVPAGATVIDAAGRTVLPGFVDAHAHASHFFSGPTPQESWVYSANLAFGVTTTHDPSANTETVFTLSEMVKAGRILGPRVFSTGTILYGADGDFKAVVNSLEDARSHVRRMKAVGAVSVKSYNQPRRDQRQQVMQAAREYGLNVVPEGGSTFQHNMTMIIDGHTGIEHNVPIAPLYRDVLETWRHSATGYTPTLVVVYGGPSGERWFYQHDNVWENERLLRYTPRDFVDPQSRRRWKSAENEYYHDEVAADARKLIRQGNLVQVGSHGQMQGLAFHWEMRMLEQGGFTPHEALRSATLHGARYLGMDGDIGSLEPGKLADLILVEGDPLTRLEDAENVTHVMVNGRLYDATELPRGARADSW; translated from the coding sequence ATGAGTCTCGACGTGTCTCCGGACGGACGCACCATCGTGTTCGACATGATGGGTGATCTGTACACAATCCCGATTGGTGGCGGTACTGCCACGGCCATCACGAGCGGTCCGGCCTGGGACGTGCAGCCTTCGTTCAGCCCGGACGGATCCCGCATCGCCTTCACGAGCGACCGAGCCGGCGGAGACAACATCTGGACCGTGGCCGCTGACGGCAGCGATGCGAGGCAGGTGACCAAGGAGACCTTCCGGTTGCTGAATGGTCCCGCGTGGACGCCGGATGGCAACTACATCCTCGCGCGCAAGCACTTCACCTCAACGCGCTCCCTTGGTGCCGGAGAGATCTGGATGTATCACGCGAGCGGAGAGGCGACCGCGGGACTGCAGATCACCAAACGCAAGAACGATCAGCAGGACCAGGGCAATGAGATCGCACTGAGTCCGGACGGCCGCTACATCTACTGGTCCGAGGACATGTCGGGCGGCTCGACGTTTCAGTACAGCAAAGACCCGAACGGGCAGATCTATGTGATCCGACGCCTGGATCGGGAAAGCGGTCGCGTAGACAACTACATCACCGGAGCGGGTGGGTCAGCGCGCGCGACCCCATCGCCCGACGGGAAAACCATTGCCTTTGTGCGGCGCGTCCGGGAGAAGTCCACCATCCACCTGTTCGACACCGAGACGGGTCGCCAGTGGCAGGTCTTCGACGGTTTGAACCGGGACCAGCAGGAAGCATGGGCCATTTTCGGGGTGTACCCGCGCATGGACTGGACCCCGGACGGACGCAGCCTGGTCTTCTGGGCCGGAGGCGGGTTCCACCGGCTGGACTTTGTCGATGCCGTCGATTTCAGTGGCGGCGAGACCGTTCACGGAGTACACAGCGAGATCCCGTTCGAAGTGGAACTCACCCGCACCCTGCACGAGGCGCTTCGTGTACCCGTGACGGTGCATGAGGACAGCTTCACCTCTCGCATGATCCGGGATGTAGCGACGAGTCCGGACGGTTCTACAATCGTGTTCCATGCGGCCGGATACCTGTACATCAAACGCATGCCGGACGGTACGCCCCGGAGACTTACCAGCCAGACCGATCACTGGGAGTACGACCCGGCGTTCAGTCCGGACGGGCGCACGATTGTGTATACCACCTGGAGCGACGAGGACTATGCCACGATCCGCCGCATTGCGGCGGGCGGCGGGCAATCGCAGCCACTGACACGGCGTCCCGGCCATTATTTCGAGCCGCGATTCTCACCGGACGGGGCTCAGATCGTCTTTCGGCGAGGCGGGGGCAGTGCGCTCCGGGGTCGCCTCCACGGCATGGATACGGGCATCTACCGGCTGAATCTGTCCGGAGGGGCACCGGTCCTGGTGACCCGTTCCGGCTCGGACGCACGCTTCGGACCGCGCTCCACACGCATCTATTTCGCCAGCGGCGGTGGCCTGTCCAAGTCGTACCGGTCCGTCAACCTGCACGGCGGCGATGAGCGCACGCACTTTACCATGACATACGGCGCCAATCTGGTGCCGAGCCCGGATTTCGAGTGGGTAGCCTTCAACGAGTTGCACAACGCCTACGTGGCAGCCTTTCCCAGGACTGGCGGCGAGGTCTCGTTGAACAAGGACACCAAGGCCGTGCCGGTGAAGCAGGTAACCCGGGATGTCGGGACCGACCTGCACTGGTCCGCGGATTCGAAGTCCTTGCACTGGGTGACCGGGCCCGAGTACTTCACGCGATCGCTGGCCAACTCGTTTTCGTTCATGGACGGCGCACCCGAGGAGCTGCCGGCCGTGGATACCACCGGAGTGGCGGTGGGCCTCACGCTCACGGCGGACAAGCCTTCCGGTGTCACGGCCATCACCGGTGCCCGCATTATCACGATGCGGGGCGACGAGATCATTGAGGATGGCACGGTGCTCGTGCGGGACAACCGTATTGAGGCAGTCGGTACGAATGTCGACGTGCCTGCCGGCGCTACCGTCATCGACGCCGCTGGCCGAACCGTGCTGCCGGGCTTCGTGGACGCGCACGCCCATGCCAGCCATTTCTTCAGCGGACCCACCCCCCAGGAGTCGTGGGTGTACTCTGCCAATCTGGCGTTCGGCGTGACCACCACTCACGATCCGAGCGCCAACACCGAGACCGTGTTCACGCTGTCGGAGATGGTCAAGGCAGGTCGCATTCTCGGGCCGCGCGTGTTCTCCACGGGCACGATCCTGTACGGGGCCGACGGGGACTTCAAGGCCGTGGTCAACTCGTTGGAAGACGCCCGCAGCCACGTGCGCCGGATGAAAGCGGTAGGCGCGGTGAGCGTCAAGAGCTATAACCAGCCGCGGCGCGACCAGCGCCAACAGGTGATGCAGGCCGCCCGCGAGTATGGGCTCAATGTGGTGCCGGAGGGTGGATCCACCTTCCAGCACAACATGACCATGATCATTGACGGGCACACCGGCATCGAACACAATGTGCCCATCGCCCCCCTGTATCGCGATGTACTCGAAACCTGGCGCCACTCGGCAACGGGCTATACGCCGACGCTGGTGGTGGTGTACGGCGGTCCAAGCGGTGAGCGCTGGTTCTATCAGCACGACAACGTGTGGGAGAATGAGCGTCTGCTGCGGTATACGCCCCGTGACTTTGTCGATCCGCAGTCGCGGCGTAGATGGAAGTCCGCCGAGAACGAGTATTACCACGATGAGGTCGCCGCGGATGCGCGCAAGCTGATTCGGCAGGGCAACCTCGTTCAGGTGGGATCGCACGGGCAGATGCAGGGTCTGGCCTTTCACTGGGAGATGCGCATGCTGGAACAGGGTGGCTTCACTCCTCACGAGGCCCTGCGCTCGGCGACGCTTCACGGGGCGAGGTATCTGGGCATGGACGGGGACATCGGTTCCCTGGAGCCCGGCAAGCTGGCAGACCTGATCCTGGTCGAGGGCGACCCCTTGACCCGTCTGGAGGATGCCGAGAACGTGACGCACGTCATGGTAAACGGACGCTTGTATGATGCCACGGAACTGCCTCGGGGTGCCCGGGCAGACTCGTGGTAG